The proteins below come from a single Zhouia spongiae genomic window:
- a CDS encoding LemA family protein codes for MKIAVIVAVVLLVTIVGIVINNQIIAKKNQMAQAFGSIEIYLKKRFDLIPNLAAMLSKYLAHEKEILLKVTALRGQIERAIEPKEKIEASNELTKVMSGLNVNVENYPDLKADKQFINLQFELSDMEDQISAARRAFNAAVTSYNDQIQMFPASIVAGIRKDKAETLLEIPKAEQKEINITELLNN; via the coding sequence ATGAAAATAGCTGTAATAGTCGCAGTTGTATTACTGGTTACCATAGTGGGAATTGTAATCAACAACCAAATAATTGCTAAAAAAAACCAGATGGCACAGGCCTTTGGAAGTATAGAGATCTATCTTAAAAAGCGGTTTGATTTAATCCCGAATCTGGCAGCAATGCTCAGCAAATACTTGGCACACGAAAAAGAAATCTTACTAAAAGTTACAGCGTTACGTGGTCAGATAGAAAGGGCAATCGAGCCTAAAGAAAAAATAGAAGCCTCTAATGAATTGACGAAAGTGATGAGCGGGCTGAACGTTAATGTAGAGAACTATCCAGATTTAAAAGCCGATAAACAATTTATAAATCTTCAGTTTGAATTGTCTGATATGGAAGACCAGATTTCCGCAGCCAGGAGAGCATTTAACGCTGCGGTAACAAGTTATAATGACCAAATACAAATGTTTCCGGCAAGCATAGTGGCTGGTATTAGAAAAGATAAAGCAGAAACGCTATTAGAGATTCCAAAAGCAGAACAAAAAGAAATAAATATTACCGAATTGCTAAATAACTAA
- a CDS encoding DUF3137 domain-containing protein, with the protein MKRVYAEVSNDLSVICQKRKRTLFFQRTMWLITGLYFVFMLLLMATNYFPDSANSFFYFFEQFKPTSDNPYASIYPLIGLMVLLYLTTYVFAGAFRKFKIKETETMAKMVKMLFPKLRFAQNTAVPANEIVKSKLFAWVRTNATMYNYGQLRSVTNGKAVNIADIGIVEENVSNKIADSFMRVPILNMMVILYQFVLRNIFTNKSADNVYYTFRGMFCWLGFKKSLKGHTVILTNNQNSKLNRFFSSNFKEEQRINLEDPRFTNQFIVYSTDQVEARYVLSTALMERIVALKEKFNQPILLSFQNQQMYLAVKNENGLFSFPTGELASVKIIEELAHDIETALQIGTELK; encoded by the coding sequence ATGAAAAGGGTATATGCAGAGGTAAGTAATGACCTATCTGTCATTTGCCAAAAAAGAAAACGAACCTTGTTCTTTCAAAGAACAATGTGGCTTATTACAGGACTGTATTTTGTATTCATGCTATTGCTTATGGCTACGAATTATTTTCCGGATTCAGCGAATAGTTTTTTTTACTTTTTTGAGCAATTTAAGCCTACGTCCGACAATCCTTATGCAAGTATATACCCTTTAATAGGGCTGATGGTTTTATTATACCTGACCACATATGTATTTGCTGGGGCATTTCGAAAATTTAAAATAAAGGAAACGGAAACCATGGCTAAAATGGTGAAAATGTTGTTCCCAAAGCTGCGTTTTGCCCAGAACACTGCTGTTCCGGCTAACGAAATAGTAAAAAGTAAGCTCTTTGCCTGGGTAAGGACAAACGCAACGATGTACAATTACGGGCAACTGCGAAGTGTAACAAACGGTAAGGCAGTTAACATTGCCGATATAGGTATTGTTGAGGAAAACGTATCTAATAAAATCGCAGATAGTTTTATGCGAGTTCCAATACTGAATATGATGGTGATATTATATCAGTTTGTACTCAGGAATATATTCACTAACAAATCAGCAGACAATGTTTATTACACTTTTAGAGGAATGTTTTGCTGGTTAGGGTTTAAGAAATCACTCAAAGGGCATACCGTAATTTTAACCAATAACCAGAATTCTAAATTAAACCGGTTTTTCAGCAGCAATTTTAAGGAGGAACAGCGGATCAATCTGGAAGATCCAAGGTTTACCAATCAGTTTATAGTGTACAGTACAGACCAGGTAGAAGCTCGTTATGTACTATCTACAGCACTTATGGAACGAATCGTTGCTTTAAAGGAAAAATTTAACCAGCCTATACTTTTATCTTTCCAGAACCAGCAAATGTACCTTGCAGTAAAAAACGAAAACGGACTTTTTTCTTTCCCTACCGGAGAATTGGCAAGTGTAAAAATCATAGAAGAATTGGCACATGATATCGAAACAGCTTTACAAATAGGGACTGAATTAAAATGA
- a CDS encoding DUF2490 domain-containing protein: MKRVLIIIFFVFICFVARAQKADQFNSWWYYSGKYRLTEKFNVETLYSWSRHNFVKEWQQSKLRFGASYDYLQNISFGAGYEWVVLFPYGAHPVTEKRTEHRIYEQFSIKSKIKTISVNYGMLLEQRIMKDRTRHRLRLVFGTKVPIIRSEEGKTILGFSLSNQVFLDVDKYTDNKNFSQNRIYGAFDIPINNAFTLSLGYMNQYIIINDRRIENDHTLMVTFFHKLDLRKTDQ; the protein is encoded by the coding sequence ATGAAAAGAGTACTGATAATAATTTTTTTCGTTTTTATATGTTTTGTTGCCAGGGCCCAAAAGGCAGACCAGTTTAATTCGTGGTGGTATTACTCAGGAAAATATCGATTGACCGAAAAATTCAATGTTGAAACGTTATATTCATGGAGTCGTCACAATTTTGTTAAAGAATGGCAACAATCAAAATTAAGATTTGGTGCCAGTTACGACTACTTACAAAATATAAGCTTTGGGGCTGGATACGAATGGGTAGTGTTGTTTCCTTACGGGGCACATCCAGTCACGGAAAAAAGAACGGAGCACCGTATTTATGAACAGTTTAGTATAAAAAGTAAGATAAAGACAATTTCAGTTAATTATGGAATGCTGCTGGAACAGCGTATTATGAAAGACAGAACAAGGCACCGATTGCGGCTGGTATTTGGGACAAAAGTGCCAATTATACGTTCTGAAGAAGGCAAAACAATCCTCGGTTTTTCACTCTCAAATCAGGTTTTTTTAGATGTTGATAAATATACAGACAATAAAAACTTCAGTCAAAATAGAATTTACGGGGCTTTTGACATTCCCATAAATAATGCTTTTACATTAAGTTTAGGGTATATGAACCAATACATCATCATAAATGACAGACGTATTGAAAATGATCACACATTAATGGTAACTTTTTTTCATAAACTTGACCTTAGAAAGACAGATCAATAA
- a CDS encoding class I SAM-dependent methyltransferase, whose protein sequence is MKKQSELKYKEFWNERYQDPAFAYGKEPNIFFKEQIEKLKPGTILLPADGEGRNGVFAAKLGWDVTAIDLSKEGQRKALQLASEQLVSINYVVDDIEKVELPDKSFDAIALIYAHFSSWKIHVIHQKLARLLKPGGLVIFEAFSKNHIKYQEIDSRAGGPKDVDMLFSPEQIRADFEGFEIQVLEEQKIVLNEGVFHKGTGSVIRFSGKKRSY, encoded by the coding sequence ATGAAAAAACAAAGCGAATTAAAATACAAGGAATTCTGGAATGAAAGATACCAAGATCCTGCTTTTGCTTATGGTAAAGAACCTAACATATTCTTTAAAGAGCAAATAGAAAAGCTAAAACCGGGAACTATTTTATTACCGGCCGATGGCGAAGGCCGCAATGGTGTGTTTGCTGCAAAGTTGGGTTGGGACGTAACAGCAATAGATTTAAGTAAAGAGGGACAAAGAAAGGCATTGCAACTCGCATCAGAACAACTTGTAAGTATTAATTATGTTGTAGATGATATAGAAAAAGTGGAGTTGCCAGATAAGTCTTTTGACGCTATTGCTTTGATCTATGCACATTTTTCATCATGGAAAATTCACGTCATTCATCAAAAACTAGCCAGACTTCTTAAACCCGGCGGACTTGTCATCTTTGAAGCTTTTAGTAAAAATCATATTAAATACCAGGAAATTGATTCAAGAGCAGGGGGTCCAAAGGATGTTGACATGCTATTTTCACCGGAGCAAATACGAGCAGATTTCGAAGGTTTTGAAATACAAGTCTTAGAGGAGCAAAAGATAGTCTTAAATGAAGGGGTATTTCATAAAGGGACTGGAAGTGTTATCAGGTTTTCAGGAAAAAAAAGATCATATTAA
- a CDS encoding sigma-54-dependent transcriptional regulator — MIQGKILIIDDNKSVLSALELLLSTEYQTVTTLSNPNAITSIFDIHIYDVILLDMNFSAGVNTGNEGFYWLKRIKELTPETSMVMITAYGDVEIAVRALKEGATDFILKPWDNKKLLGTIHAAYKLRLSQLKVKALRSTHQNLKSIINKEGPYIIGQSKAINKVLKLTKKVAATNANVLITGENGTGKELIAREIHKNSRRQHEVLVTIDMGAIPDTLFESELFGHVKGSFTDAHKDRPGKFEAANNGTLFLDEIGNLPLPLQSKLLSALQNRQVFKVGSNSGIDVDIRLICATNSHLENLVSNGSFREDLLYRINTIHIEVPPLRDREDDVLILADYFLKRYASKYGKKLSGISVLAKKKLRNYNWPGNVRELQHTMERAVILSEGNTLNADDFLFKTAVSSKHINDMETLDDMEKLMITNALHRHEGNFTAAANQLGITRQTLYNKAKRYGIH, encoded by the coding sequence ATGATCCAAGGTAAAATACTTATCATAGACGACAATAAGAGTGTGCTAAGCGCCCTCGAATTATTGTTGTCTACCGAATATCAAACGGTAACAACCCTGTCTAATCCCAATGCTATTACATCTATTTTCGATATTCATATATACGATGTGATCTTATTGGACATGAATTTTTCAGCCGGTGTTAATACGGGCAATGAAGGTTTTTATTGGTTAAAGCGTATCAAAGAGCTAACACCCGAAACCTCAATGGTTATGATCACTGCCTATGGCGATGTCGAAATTGCTGTCAGGGCCTTAAAAGAAGGTGCTACAGATTTCATTCTTAAACCCTGGGACAATAAAAAGCTTTTAGGAACCATACATGCTGCATACAAATTACGGTTATCGCAATTGAAAGTTAAAGCATTAAGATCGACACATCAAAATCTAAAATCGATCATTAACAAAGAAGGGCCATATATCATTGGACAGTCTAAGGCCATCAACAAAGTCTTAAAACTGACGAAAAAGGTGGCAGCTACTAATGCCAATGTGCTGATCACAGGTGAGAATGGTACGGGGAAAGAGCTCATAGCAAGGGAAATTCACAAAAACTCCCGGCGACAACACGAAGTACTTGTAACCATAGATATGGGAGCCATACCCGACACCTTATTCGAAAGTGAATTGTTCGGGCATGTTAAGGGCTCTTTTACAGATGCCCATAAAGACCGCCCCGGAAAATTTGAAGCAGCCAATAACGGCACTTTATTTTTAGACGAAATTGGCAACCTGCCTTTGCCTTTACAATCTAAATTACTATCGGCATTACAAAACCGACAGGTATTTAAAGTAGGGTCGAATAGCGGCATCGATGTCGATATCAGGTTAATTTGTGCTACTAACAGTCATTTGGAAAATCTCGTCAGTAACGGGTCTTTTCGGGAAGACCTGCTTTATCGTATCAATACCATACATATAGAAGTACCTCCGCTACGCGACCGGGAAGATGATGTCTTGATCCTGGCGGACTACTTTTTAAAAAGATATGCTTCCAAATACGGTAAAAAACTTTCGGGTATCAGTGTCCTGGCCAAAAAGAAATTACGGAACTACAATTGGCCGGGAAATGTACGTGAATTACAACATACCATGGAAAGGGCTGTGATTCTAAGCGAAGGGAATACTTTGAATGCAGATGATTTTCTGTTTAAAACCGCCGTTTCATCCAAACACATAAACGATATGGAAACCCTGGATGATATGGAAAAGCTTATGATCACCAACGCTTTGCATAGGCACGAAGGCAATTTTACGGCAGCGGCCAATCAATTGGGGATAACCCGACAAACATTATACAATAAAGCAAAACGGTACGGTATCCACTAG
- a CDS encoding helix-turn-helix domain-containing protein, which translates to MKSIPIRHIAITQKEPDLLGNFTIRKLQDLLEGREMVHELHRHDFYFFLILEKGFGNHEIDFVSYDVTDYSIFIVRPGQVHKLELRSDSRGFMIQFNVSFYYPIEKEPSILLQKASNKNFYQLDEESFSGLNVLSMSIFNEYKNKPEAYNEVIKSNLRILFVTLMRLRNKSNKAIENKDLYVQERLEAFLQLLETNIASEKQVSQYAGMLNLSNYQLNSITKQTLGKTASALINEQIILESKRYLLATSNQINQIAYRLGYEDVSYFIRFFKKHSGYSPEAFRQKLK; encoded by the coding sequence ATGAAGTCTATTCCGATAAGACATATTGCTATTACGCAAAAAGAGCCAGACTTATTGGGGAATTTCACTATAAGGAAGTTGCAAGATTTACTTGAAGGGAGAGAGATGGTTCATGAACTTCATAGACATGATTTCTATTTCTTTTTAATCTTGGAAAAAGGGTTTGGAAACCATGAAATAGACTTCGTTAGTTATGATGTAACTGATTATTCGATATTTATTGTTCGCCCGGGTCAGGTGCATAAATTAGAGTTAAGAAGTGATAGTAGAGGTTTTATGATTCAATTTAATGTTTCCTTTTATTACCCAATTGAAAAAGAGCCAAGCATTTTATTACAAAAGGCAAGCAATAAAAACTTTTATCAATTGGATGAAGAAAGCTTTTCAGGATTGAATGTTCTGTCGATGTCAATTTTTAATGAATACAAGAACAAACCGGAAGCTTATAATGAGGTGATAAAATCCAATCTTCGAATTCTATTTGTAACATTAATGAGGTTAAGGAATAAGAGTAATAAAGCAATTGAAAATAAAGATTTGTATGTTCAGGAACGTCTTGAAGCGTTTTTACAGCTGTTAGAAACAAATATTGCCAGTGAAAAGCAGGTGTCTCAATATGCCGGGATGTTAAATTTGTCAAACTACCAGCTAAATTCTATAACAAAACAGACATTGGGAAAAACAGCATCGGCACTTATCAACGAACAAATTATATTAGAGTCCAAGCGGTATCTTTTGGCAACATCCAATCAAATAAATCAAATAGCTTATCGTTTAGGGTATGAGGATGTTTCATATTTCATTAGATTCTTTAAAAAACACTCAGGTTATTCCCCAGAGGCTTTCAGGCAAAAACTTAAATAA
- a CDS encoding DinB family protein, which yields MKATILSEQILLVKGKTDQLITDILPEKWNETPGVLKTNLNWQIGHIILANYLHGIASISGASTEFKEKINLPDYIKFYGPKSNPADFEKEKPSTKELIAAYELTMAIILRNLENINEKDLDNDTEVPNPAVKTKYEALLWLPQHQSWHNGQIAVLKRMLDN from the coding sequence ATGAAAGCAACAATACTCAGCGAACAAATCCTTTTGGTAAAAGGAAAAACCGACCAGTTAATAACCGACATTCTACCTGAAAAATGGAATGAAACGCCCGGTGTACTAAAGACCAATCTGAACTGGCAAATAGGGCATATTATTTTAGCCAATTATTTACATGGAATAGCCTCGATTTCCGGGGCAAGTACAGAGTTTAAAGAAAAAATAAACCTACCCGATTACATTAAATTCTATGGCCCCAAATCAAACCCTGCCGATTTTGAAAAAGAAAAGCCTTCTACAAAAGAGTTGATAGCCGCTTATGAACTTACGATGGCCATCATTCTAAGAAACCTGGAAAATATCAACGAAAAAGATTTGGACAACGATACCGAAGTGCCTAATCCTGCCGTTAAAACCAAATATGAGGCACTGCTGTGGCTTCCACAACATCAAAGCTGGCACAACGGGCAAATAGCGGTGCTGAAAAGGATGCTGGATAATTAA
- a CDS encoding sensor histidine kinase, producing the protein MSSKILYFKIVFRVLCLLATSFGMAYAILHKHTDYAIYTGIIIIAQVAGLINFLNRTNKKIAAFFEAVENDDSTIHYPLYIKNNSLKELHKGLNRVNNLIQNIKIEHETQEKYYQAILEDAAIGILTIDKEGHIYTANKSARTILGRSPLTHIRQLQHINKSLHYLLTVHKPFDPKLFQYTNEREIIKLSVKATPLILNKKELLLVLIQNINAEIEQNEIDSWNSVFSVLTHEIMNTIAPITSLAETLVEKTNTLINARENNNIDPNTIKSISKGLDVIKENSYNLVDFVDSYRALTKIPNPDKKMLSVSILFEKIKILCSQEKGFENTSFKTESDNNLEVFADEKQLLQVLINLVKNALQAIDGSTNGIIGLSGKRTGSGNIILQVTDNGPGIPTTLIEQIFIPFFTTKDEGTGIGLSLSKHIMKLHGGSIKVSSIPEKETVFTLSFPGYEHF; encoded by the coding sequence ATGAGTAGTAAAATATTATATTTTAAGATCGTTTTCAGGGTATTATGTCTCTTGGCTACCTCTTTCGGAATGGCCTATGCCATACTCCACAAGCATACGGATTACGCCATTTATACAGGAATAATTATTATAGCACAGGTTGCAGGGCTTATAAATTTTTTAAATCGCACCAATAAAAAAATTGCTGCCTTTTTTGAAGCCGTCGAAAACGACGATTCCACCATACATTATCCGCTATATATAAAAAACAATTCCTTAAAGGAACTACACAAAGGTTTAAATCGGGTCAATAACCTCATCCAGAACATAAAAATAGAGCACGAAACCCAGGAAAAATATTATCAGGCCATATTGGAGGATGCTGCAATCGGAATCCTTACCATCGACAAAGAAGGGCATATTTATACGGCAAATAAAAGTGCCAGAACTATCTTAGGACGTAGTCCGCTGACCCATATAAGACAGCTACAACACATTAACAAGAGCTTACATTACCTTCTTACAGTTCATAAGCCTTTTGACCCGAAGTTATTTCAATACACTAACGAACGTGAAATTATAAAGCTTTCTGTTAAAGCAACTCCCTTGATATTGAATAAAAAAGAACTGTTATTGGTCCTTATTCAAAATATCAATGCCGAGATCGAGCAAAACGAAATAGATTCATGGAATAGCGTCTTTAGTGTTTTGACACATGAGATCATGAATACCATAGCCCCCATTACATCCCTGGCAGAAACACTGGTAGAAAAAACCAATACACTGATAAATGCCCGGGAAAATAATAACATAGATCCCAATACAATCAAGAGCATTTCAAAAGGACTGGATGTTATAAAAGAGAACAGTTATAATTTGGTAGATTTTGTAGATTCGTACCGGGCACTTACCAAGATCCCAAACCCCGACAAGAAAATGCTGTCGGTAAGCATCTTATTTGAAAAAATAAAGATCTTGTGCAGCCAGGAAAAGGGATTTGAAAACACTTCGTTTAAAACTGAATCAGACAACAATCTAGAGGTTTTTGCAGATGAAAAACAGCTCCTACAGGTATTGATAAACCTGGTGAAAAATGCCCTTCAGGCTATCGATGGCAGCACTAACGGGATCATCGGGCTTAGCGGCAAAAGAACAGGTTCGGGTAATATTATCTTGCAGGTAACGGATAACGGCCCCGGTATTCCTACAACACTCATAGAACAAATATTTATCCCTTTTTTTACTACTAAAGATGAAGGTACCGGAATAGGGCTAAGCCTTTCCAAACATATTATGAAACTCCACGGCGGTAGCATAAAAGTAAGCTCCATTCCCGAAAAAGAAACAGTATTCACGTTAAGTTTTCCCGGTTATGAGCACTTCTAA
- a CDS encoding MFS transporter — protein sequence MKKVPNTWILTSLSISTLMASLGVSIANVALPTLTEVFSTTFQSVQWVVISYLLSITVVIVSIGRLGDILGLQRMLMIGLIVYTLASFTCGIAPALWMLILARSFQGVGAAILIALTMAFLREAISEKKMGSAMGMLGTMSAIGTALGPTLGGILIESFGWRTIFLMMVPPGVLNMFLTYKYLPVAKARVTHERNLLRGKPTRYSHKKYFGFEARSRAFRFRLSSKEIDWTGTFLLAVTLAFYTLGMTIGKGSFNLVNVLLLLLAVMGTGAFIYSQAKAKSPLIKLSAFTDRNLSAGLIVNSFVSAVMMATLVVGPFYLSLALGLNETFVGMVMSVGPMVSALTGIPSGRIVDRFGATETVITGLLVMVLGAFTLSILPNKYGVIGYIIALAILTPGYQLFQAANNTSVMMGANKDQRGVISGVLNLSRNLGLVTGASVLGALFAFAVGTSDFEIARRQDISKGMSTTFIVAGVLMSIAVVISFTMRKKAG from the coding sequence ATGAAAAAAGTACCAAACACATGGATACTCACAAGTCTTTCGATTTCCACTTTAATGGCCTCCTTGGGTGTCAGCATTGCCAATGTTGCTTTACCAACCTTAACCGAAGTTTTTTCTACCACATTTCAATCCGTACAATGGGTCGTGATCTCCTATCTTTTATCGATTACTGTTGTGATTGTAAGCATAGGAAGGCTGGGTGATATTTTGGGTTTGCAGCGTATGCTGATGATTGGTCTTATTGTATACACTCTGGCATCCTTTACCTGTGGTATTGCCCCGGCATTATGGATGTTGATCTTAGCACGTTCTTTCCAAGGGGTGGGTGCAGCTATTTTAATAGCGCTTACTATGGCTTTTCTTCGTGAAGCCATTTCAGAGAAAAAAATGGGTAGCGCTATGGGAATGTTGGGTACAATGTCGGCAATAGGGACAGCGTTGGGCCCGACACTTGGAGGCATTTTAATAGAAAGTTTCGGGTGGAGAACTATCTTCCTGATGATGGTTCCGCCTGGTGTTTTAAATATGTTCTTAACATATAAGTACCTGCCGGTGGCTAAAGCGAGAGTGACACATGAAAGGAATCTGCTCCGGGGTAAACCCACGAGGTATTCTCATAAGAAATACTTTGGTTTCGAGGCACGAAGCAGGGCATTCAGGTTTCGGTTATCGAGTAAAGAAATTGATTGGACAGGAACGTTCTTATTAGCAGTAACGCTTGCTTTTTATACCCTGGGAATGACGATAGGTAAAGGAAGTTTTAATTTGGTAAATGTTCTATTGCTTTTACTTGCTGTTATGGGTACTGGTGCATTTATATATTCTCAAGCTAAAGCGAAATCCCCTTTAATAAAATTATCGGCATTTACAGACAGAAACTTAAGTGCTGGTTTGATTGTGAACTCTTTTGTTTCTGCTGTAATGATGGCAACATTGGTTGTCGGACCATTTTATCTATCGTTAGCATTAGGACTTAATGAAACTTTTGTTGGGATGGTTATGTCGGTCGGACCGATGGTTTCTGCACTTACAGGAATTCCATCTGGTCGTATTGTTGACCGTTTTGGAGCAACAGAAACTGTAATAACGGGCCTGCTGGTAATGGTACTGGGGGCGTTCACATTATCAATATTGCCAAATAAGTATGGAGTTATTGGATATATAATCGCATTAGCAATCTTAACACCGGGTTATCAACTTTTTCAGGCGGCCAATAATACATCTGTTATGATGGGAGCAAATAAAGACCAGCGAGGTGTTATATCAGGCGTGCTTAACTTGTCACGTAATTTAGGTCTTGTTACAGGTGCTTCGGTACTGGGAGCTTTATTTGCTTTTGCTGTCGGCACAAGCGATTTTGAAATAGCTCGGAGACAAGATATTTCAAAGGGAATGAGTACAACATTCATTGTTGCCGGAGTTTTGATGTCCATAGCTGTAGTTATTTCATTTACTATGCGTAAAAAGGCAGGGTAG
- a CDS encoding DUF1266 domain-containing protein has translation MLQNLPWYGYVILAIAVISYAYKYFKTAKEGYDEADLKKVKFKTSETGTLTGEQLFAIALYTPLAEWWGADTNTLTFLDPKSANRYLKGWYIDTREGYWDLTEYFMKDGRRWYYDFIYKMINTQPEENWEKGMKDYFGNNERAFNYLKVLKSNKVRNELKQNGLITFDDEMDSGIAGYDAAILVGQARKAYTTNIITEEEALKVIKFARELALNHFSSWEEFGKSFIIGFAFDQQHRERSYREEVYHLYKQVSENPESPWNTLSWPNS, from the coding sequence ATGTTACAAAATTTACCATGGTATGGCTATGTAATACTGGCAATAGCCGTTATTTCCTATGCTTATAAATACTTTAAAACAGCCAAAGAAGGTTATGACGAAGCTGATTTAAAAAAAGTGAAATTCAAAACGTCGGAAACCGGTACTCTAACCGGAGAACAACTATTTGCCATAGCACTTTACACACCTTTAGCGGAGTGGTGGGGAGCAGACACGAATACTCTAACATTTCTTGATCCAAAATCTGCAAATCGCTACTTAAAAGGATGGTACATAGATACCAGGGAAGGTTATTGGGACCTCACCGAATATTTTATGAAAGATGGCAGACGTTGGTATTATGACTTTATTTATAAGATGATAAACACCCAACCCGAAGAAAACTGGGAAAAAGGCATGAAAGATTATTTTGGCAACAATGAAAGAGCCTTCAATTATCTAAAAGTACTAAAATCCAATAAAGTACGAAACGAACTCAAGCAAAATGGACTTATTACTTTTGATGACGAAATGGATTCGGGCATTGCCGGGTATGATGCGGCAATTTTGGTAGGACAGGCCAGAAAAGCCTATACTACAAATATAATCACAGAAGAAGAAGCACTCAAGGTCATTAAATTTGCCAGGGAACTCGCCTTAAACCATTTCTCTTCCTGGGAAGAGTTCGGGAAAAGTTTTATTATTGGTTTTGCTTTCGACCAACAACACCGGGAACGTTCTTACAGAGAAGAAGTGTACCACCTCTACAAACAGGTGTCAGAAAACCCGGAGAGTCCTTGGAATACCCTAAGTTGGCCCAATAGTTAA
- a CDS encoding DUF2938 family protein yields MKTVYKTILAGIGATLFIDFWKFIASFFEIRSRGVLFLGRWLAYIIEGQFSHHTIVQTPSAENERFYGLFGHYFIGVIFSFLLPLLYGSKWFSKPTLLPSIMVGLVSLLPAVFIMQPLFGFGIVFSKIPDSSQHLLKVFIIHLIYAIGLYLIAIALKRIKLFNP; encoded by the coding sequence ATGAAAACCGTTTATAAAACCATTTTGGCGGGTATAGGGGCAACACTTTTTATTGATTTCTGGAAATTCATTGCAAGCTTTTTTGAAATCAGGTCCAGAGGAGTGCTCTTTTTAGGCAGGTGGTTGGCATATATTATAGAAGGGCAATTTTCACACCATACCATCGTACAAACGCCAAGTGCAGAAAACGAAAGGTTTTATGGTTTGTTCGGGCATTATTTTATCGGCGTGATTTTTTCTTTTTTATTACCATTGCTTTACGGTAGTAAATGGTTTTCGAAGCCTACATTATTGCCTTCAATTATGGTTGGGTTGGTTTCGCTTTTACCGGCTGTTTTTATAATGCAACCATTATTTGGTTTTGGAATTGTATTCTCTAAAATACCCGACTCTTCACAACATCTTTTAAAGGTTTTTATAATCCATCTCATTTATGCAATTGGCTTGTATTTAATAGCTATAGCATTGAAACGAATTAAACTTTTTAATCCGTAA